A window of Cyanobacterium sp. T60_A2020_053 genomic DNA:
CGCCAAACGACCGGCAATAATACTCATGGGGGTGAGTAGCGGTAAGCGCCCATCAGGTAATTGCACCGTTTCGTAAGCAATAGCTGTTACGCCACTTTTCAGTAAAATTTCCGTTAAAGTGCGATCGGCAGCGAGGTGAAGATAAGTAAATAAAATTTGTCCTTGTTTGATCAAGGGATATTCAGACGGTAAAGGCTCTTTTACTTTTACCACTAAATCTTGATCCCAGATGGTTTGTTGATCGGTAATAGTTGCCCCTGCGTTTTCGTAGGCTTCATTGCTGAAACCAGCGCCCTCCCCTGCTTCACCTTCCACCCAAACTTGATGATTTTGATCAGTGAGAATTTTTACACTGCTGGGAGTCAAAGCAACTCGAAATTCTCGATCTTTGATTTCTCTAGGAATACCTATTTTCATAGTTTTTTAGTGGCTTTATCGAATAATAAAGGGTTTAAAACCCCGTCTTTTAAAAAGTGACTAAATTTAATGGTAGTCCAAGCTATCTTTAAATTTACCTTTGCCCTTTGCCCCTTGCCCTTTGCCCTTTTTATCAAGTGGCAATCCAGAATAAAGTTTGACCATATTCAACGGGTTCGCCATTTTCCACCGCAATTTCCACTATTTGCCCGTTAAATTCCGCTTCAATTTCGTTCATTAACTTCATAGCTTCAATGATACATACTACACCACCCACAGCAACTTTATCTCCCACTTCCACAAAAGGAGCATCTGCGGGCGCTGAAGCTCGATAAAAAGTTCCCACCATAGGGGAAGTAATCTCTTTCCAATTATCCCCTCGTTGATTACCATTAGTGGGTTTTTCTGGTTCTACGGGCGCTGGTGTTGGTGTTTCTATTACTGCTGGAGTTGCGATGGTTGGGGGGAGGGGCGCTGGGCTATAATTAGCAGGAAGTATAACTTCCCCTTTACTTTTATTAATAATTAATTCAAAATCGCCCTCTTTGATGGTTAACTCAGTAATATCAGTGGTGGCAATGGCGGTAATAAATTCTTGTAATTGCTTAAAATCTATTGGCACTGTTAATTTATTTTAATCTAAAGGTTTTTAATATCTAGTTAGGGTTTAT
This region includes:
- the accB gene encoding acetyl-CoA carboxylase biotin carboxyl carrier protein, coding for MPIDFKQLQEFITAIATTDITELTIKEGDFELIINKSKGEVILPANYSPAPLPPTIATPAVIETPTPAPVEPEKPTNGNQRGDNWKEITSPMVGTFYRASAPADAPFVEVGDKVAVGGVVCIIEAMKLMNEIEAEFNGQIVEIAVENGEPVEYGQTLFWIAT